The Papaver somniferum cultivar HN1 chromosome 6, ASM357369v1, whole genome shotgun sequence genome segment AAATGAGCGTGTTCTCAAACGTATAAACTCACCATCTACCAATTTGAAAATGAATCGTTGAAAATCAACGAATATTTAACCATTGAAGTTAATATCGACAGATGATGGTGTTATACATTTCGGAGTGCGCTCACTTTTGGTAGGTATGTCAAGTTTTGCAAGAGGAACATATCTCAAACATTTTAGCTTAAAATTTGTTATTACTTAGTTTTTATTCAATATCCAATGTATAAGAATAAAAGTGTGAAGGGATCCTTCCTCTTCATTTGTAACAATTGCTATCTTCATATGTTATACTTATCATATGGGAACATCGTATATTCTGAAATATACTTTTTCCTAATCCTGTTGGGAATGAACttggaaaaaaaaagttataattTCACAACATTGAGGAGGATACAACCATCTCTATTTCCTtttgagaaataaaataaaatagaaataaagtaCGATGGTATGTTAACTCAATCCTAAACCCAATGAATTCATCCGATGGAAATTTCCCAAGGAAGCCAAGAACGTGACCAATAAAGAAACTCATTAAAAATTTATACACTGATTTGTAGGTAGGTTTCGCTGAACGGAATATGAGTAATGATTTGACAAGACTTCTTTATAATGAACTTATAGGGATCAGAATACCCAAGATTACACAAATGTTTTGTTTTCAGAAGTCATTTGAATATTTAGATCATATATTAATTTTTCACTTTTCCACTTAATCAAGTCGAAAAATATAACTTCTTTCAAAAAAATTTCCTTGTAACGGTACGTGTAAAGTGCATCAATATATGAATTGATAATATTGATTTTAGTTGGACCAACAATGCAACTATATAATGTTTATGTGTGATTTTAACTTTATAtttctatgatgaacttgtgATAGCATATTTTCCTTCCACCACAATTAACCTAATCTTAGAGATCAAGATGTAACATCCCAAAAAAGTATAAGAGATACAGAAGCGAGATATTGGTATGGACACAAGTATTTGCATGGTTCGACATCAATGCTTATGTCCATGGTCGGTTGGGTTGGTTTCACTATGATTATAAGTATTATATTTTCATATACCATTAAAATGAAGGAATCTCTATGTGCGGAGTAAGTAGAAAGATAGTAGAGATCTCACTAGGAAGACCTGAGGTCCCCTCTAAACCTAATTCACTTTCACAACTCTTACGTCcattagtttaaagacttctttgggaccaAGAAACATCTACTAGtatcattggtgggaaactagaattacatgcattgttattttagttttcgattattgatttgattgactaacggttgttaactattgattgcacctagtttgattattcttgagagtatTCTCTTCTGACAGAAGGCCACTtaaactagatcaagagattagTGGTAGTTCAAATCTTCCTTTAGATCTGATGTAGACTTTTGGTCATCCACTATTAACATACTATGTTCTGtgcatgatcgatcataagttgtAATCAAGTTTGTTATTTTATAGGTATAGaagattgttgaatatttgaagacaagaatatttttcttattggtttcgtattTTTGTGATTTGTTTTGTGGATAAaattgatcgactgggatccgaTTAGATCTTGTTTatattttgatagacttgttatttCTAGTCGTATTTAGAccgacaagctatcatttggtggcaCTTTTCAGTATTCGAATATGGTAGTTCTGTTTAATttgatctggttaacttgttaatCCATATTTTGGAAGATCTAAACCCTCCAaaggagtttaattgattttaatTAGAACAACCTTTgtcatgatcaacaacatatcTCTGATTAGCTTCCTGGGAtaggagagtggttaccaaacagattaatCCTTTATTATTTGGAGGACGATCGAAAggggttgagtgcttaaagtcttcagagagGCTGAAACAACTTAAGATAATGGACTCTATCTTAGAATTCATGTTTTTTTGCCAGATTGGTTATAGGCgcaggatattgatgaaactaggtaattaattatGGGTAGTTTGCTTGTTCTCAACTAGACGAAGTTTGTAGTGGTCTTTGTATAACgaattaattctgagagtactcaaaaatggactaggtctcggagtttttctgcatttgcagtttcctcgttaacaaaacgttATTGTGTGATTTTACTACACTttgcgcattataattgtttaagtTATTATTAAAGTagttgcacttgtacgttaatccaaacACTTGGTTTGATCTCTATAGTTTAACGTTCAGTTTCAGACTTGTACTgtatatataccaagtgtatacttTGTGAtttgctatcttcttgacagtccCTGTCTTTGTTAAATCACGCAAGATAtcatacttataggttgatatcgaaaatattatggtgtacttggtgttaataccggaattctcattgggttctacccgtcctagtgtaCCAATATGACCTCACTTTCCTTAGAATAGTacgagagagagttgtctttccattgtatcttatcctcccttatatagacttttcaaaagccccttatttttatgacatcttgccatgtgtcctaaacctccttaaatACTACTAATGCCATCCTTTTTCTAATATGAcctccttcttccttgttaatttATCCATTGTCCTTTCTATCTCATGAATACTTCATTCGTGAACTTGGGCCCTAGTCCCCATGTTCCATGTGTGGCCTTTCCCTTATTTGAAGCACCCTAGCCCAGTGAAGGGGAGttattttttcatgtatcaacattagtcccctgactatgaggTTAGTCGTAAGATAACCTTATAATCGTATCCATATGGTCGAGTTAGCGTATGCATTTGTTTACACATGGAGATCGCCGGTTACTGCCTCGTGAATGGTGTCTCTCTCACATACACCATATATACACATATATGTACAACTGGTATCTTTTCATCTTATTCCCTGATTTCTTGTTCTCTTTCCCTTGTGAGCTACTCGCCTCTCATGGCTGACTCTCTCCACGGGTATGTGCTAGTTTTAGCGCATATTCCTGCATTAAGCTCCGTGATGTTCAAGCATGACGAGATGAAGCGTCTGTTTCTCGTGAAGGCTGAAGTCGATGCGCTACGGGAGAGGAGAATTACTAATAGACATGGTGCGGATACAAAGTTCAAGGAGGTATCTGAGGCTTATCAAGCCGAGCTAGACACGGAACCATCGGGTCGTGTGTCACCAGAGACTCAACGCGCTCTCAATGATGCCGCTACCACTCATGGCGCGACCAACCAGTTGTACGCGGATTCCCTGGCGATGGTGGATACGATAGACCGAGCTATTTCAGATTGTCTCCTCTAGATTTCTAACTTGGTGATGCGGCCACTCCTCTGTCACACTTTGGTCTTAGGGGAGACCACATTGCTCGTTCCTAATCCCTATATTGAGGAAGAACTGGCCCGTCTGCTAGTTTTAAGGGAGGAAGCGGGAATGTTATGGACCCTTCATTCTTTCCACCGAGACAAAACGCGTAGGGAGTATGATGAACACGAGGACACCGTTTCACTTGCCCAAGGGGCTGGGGACGAAGATAAAATCATTCAGGCTATCACGAACCGAGTTCACGAGGCTGATCAAGATTTGCGCTTGGATGACACACAAGTCAGCACAGTCGCTTGATGGTGGAAGCTCTGGATGTAGATATTGCTCGCCGTCGTTCATTATTGGCCGACTAGATtacatattttcttttttgcttttcttcccttctttttatatttctttagaattctagggtttgaaattgTGGGAGTATTCGATTTTCCGAAGGCGCGTTTTCTCGAGATTCGGTCCCCCTTTAATGTTGTCTACGTGTCAGCCATGGCTCTTGCGGTCGTTGTAATCGTTCGTATTTTCGTAGATCTTTATACATGAGAAACATTGGCTTCTTTAAGCCTCAACTTGTCTGCTTCCTTCTTTTGTTGTctgcttctttcttttattttagatGGCGTATGTTCTTCATGGTTACGTTCTTTCATTGGCACCAATACCCTCGCTGGTTGACCTCCGGTACAAGGAGGAGGAACTCGCGAGGATTTTTCTAGTAAAAGTGGAGATTGAAGTGCTCAAGAAACGAAGGGAGGTTGGAAGAGATGCTTAACGGGACCAATTTTCTGATCAATACGATATTTTTCAGATGGCAGAAAGGATTCGGGCGAAGGAGGGCGTGTACGTCCAGATTCGACGTGCATTAGACGAGACAGTTAAGATTCGTCAAGCTGCGGATCAGCTCTTTGAAGAGTCCATTTTCATGATGGAAAGTATAGATCAATCCATCGCTGActgtcgcctatctatttctgaCCGGGCTTTTCCTCACTTGCATGGGTATGCTTTAACCCTTGAAGCGGCTTCTGCGCTTGTTCGCTCCTTCGATATTCCTGGTGAATTGAGACGTTTGCTCCTTCTGAGGGAGGAGATAGATATGTTATTGGCTTCTCGGGTAGTGTATATGGATAAGACGCGCACGATTTATCATGATCGAGAAAAGGCACTAGTTGTTGCTCGTAAATCAAAAGTTCCCAGCGAGATAAAGGGGCTTGCTGAATTGGCTAATGAAGCCGATTATGCATTAGCTACTGCTATTGATCAGTGTGAAGAAGCTCTCTTGATTGTAGTCCATAGATGCGGACATTGCTCATTGTCGCACGTTACTATCAGATGATGAGTGAcaagctttattattattttatttttttggtactcaggtgttCATTCTATGTAATGTAGGTTTAATTAAGGATATACTTATTTATATTCCATctcctttttttgtgtttttgttagtgggatgtatgttaaacgcgcctactcccccctttcaTTTTTCTCAATAGGAATTGGAGgggcgggatgtatgttaaatGCGCCTACTCCTCCCTTCGTTTTTCTCAACAGGGTTTTggagggcgggatgtatgttaaacacGTCTACTCCCCCCTTCATTTTTCTCGACAGGGTttgggagggcgggatgtatgttaaacgcacCTACTCCCCCTTTCATTTTTCTCAACAGGAATTGGAGGCGCGGgttgtatgttaaacgcgcctactcctcctGTCGTTTTTCTAAACAGGGTTTGTTAGGGTGGGATGTATGTTGAATGCACCTACTCCCCCTTCATTTTTCTCAACAGGGGTTTGGGAGGGcgagatgtatgttaaacgcgcctatccTCCATTCATTTTTCTCAACACGAATTGGAGgggcgggatgtatgttaaatGCACCTACTCCCCCCTTCGTTTTTCTCAACAGGGTTTTGGAGtgcgggatgtatgttaaacacGTATACTCCCCCCTTCATTTTTCTCGACAGGGTttgggagggcgggatgtatgttaaacgcgcctactccccctttcaTTTTTCTCAACAGGAATTGGAGGGGAGGGATGTATGttaaacacgcctactccccccgtcgtttttcttaacaggatttgggagggcgggatgtatgttaaacgcacCTACTCCCACTATTAATTTCTCAACAGGGTTTGGGAGGGCGAGATGTATGTATTAAAATTGTTTAGGAGCCATTGTCATTCCTACAATCGTCTGTCAGCTGATCGGTGCCATTagcattcccgcaaccttttgtcagtcgatcaggcgccattggcattcctgcaacctttagtaaatttttcagacgatcgggcgccattggcactcccgcagccttttgtcagtcgatcgggtgccattaGCATTCccacaaccttttgtcagtcgatccgGCGCCATTGacattcctgcaacctttagtaaatttgtcagctgATCGGGCGCCATTAGCACTCCCGCAGCCTTTTGCCAGTCGTTCCGGGTGCCATTGGCATTACCGCGACCTTGGTAGATGTTACAAATCATGTATCAAAAGTTGGTCTTTATTTGAGATAATGGCTTGTAATACCCGCTCTTTGCTACCTGATGTTGTTTTatagtggtagtaaagttcgttcaactcggacttgataagactgGGTtctagaattaaaaataaagaaaatatatacacaaaaaagttgtcacaaatatcgagaggtactaggactctggatttcaccaattttcatactcatgtggttcaaaaatcaattctacacaattatagctcatatgataaagattattgactcttattctttgccaaagtagatttcgaaagtaatgactgtaaatctaaagcatgggacatcaaaacaattaagctaagcatgacccatcaattgaaatcacaaccactcaagagaaatcataaatcaattcaattttagtgcaaaaggtcatataaagaattaatagaattaccacaatgatgaaaagggcttcctccgtcgtcctagtgttggggtttagctcctcctcatatcaaaaaaaaggttcaaaataataaatcatggctcaaaaggtgtttttattgaagaaattatatAACTCAGCGAATCGACAACGCTGTAATGGCGCTACAGaattcactgttacaagaagtgTTGCTAACTAAAGATATGCGTGGCCATTGGACTGTTACAGAACTATTTGAATATAAGACACTGAATGAGACTGTTCTGTGCAGCTTAATCTTCTACGGATTAGGATTCTTGAGAACGAAACTTCTGATATGTcgtctgcaactcttcttcttcctcttctctacTGCTACTGCAGAATCGCTCTGCAGCGATTTTTGTTGCCCTaaacctctcccaaactctcgacaggtCTCTTATGACTTCCCAGTACCATATATATACACTCCAAACCCAAAAAATTCCGAGAAAATCTTCACTTTTCCTTCGCTGCCAAGTTACAAAACCTTCTCCATAATCTTCTCTGCACGCGTCATGGGCTATCCAAACTTTCTCTAAACTCGATAGATTTTTTCCAGAGAAGAATATCTTCCTTCATTTTTCAGGTAACTCCCAAGTATACAAACAATTCTTCCAAGTAAACAAACTGATAATTTATGCACCTCTGTTTTACTCCAATCGACGGTTACTTTCTTTTTTTACGATTTGAAAACACGTAACAACCTTGTTTTACATTAACAGGCTACTCCGAATCCGTATCTAATGAAAATTCCGTCTAAAACTCACTGCAATTCTTCCCAAATAAACCCGAGAAATATCACCCTGTGTAAGAGAAATATATATGGGAACTTCCTCTTTTTACGTTAACAATACCATTACCTGTTGTGTTTTGAGTTAACAGGATAATCCGAAACCACACCCGAGAAGAACTCCGATTAAAACTCACCCAAACTCGGTCCAGCAGGTTCGCATGTGGGAAGTTatgtttcccgccaaatttcagttcaaatggagaagaaaagggatgccccttaaccatcTGCGGTTGCAGccatggggtgtgaatagcaaatatttgggtgcaaatagtagtgaagtgccccttatcaacTGGAGTGCCTTTCTTAATTGTCCTCCGAGTGCCTTTGTCAACTTTCGAGCTgttttcgccgcaaaagcttatttctccaaaaacacctacaaagcataaaaagccataataaatacaaaatcgagcactaacaatactcTGAAAGATCCTTCCCAATTTGCGGCGAATTTTCATGCACTAGCATTCCTTTGCACGTGAGGAGTGATCTTAAGGACCAAATCGTCTACCTCGAATATTCTTTTCTTTACACTATGATTATAATAATCTGTTGCGCGCTTCCTGTATGCCTCAGCAAACCGTTCTGCCTGGGATCTCCTCTCTTCTGTTGTGTCTAAATGGGCAAAGCGACTTACTTCGTCCGGAGTCGTATGACTATCCATTGATACCCTCGCGGAtggaattgcaatttctgctggCAATATCGCGTCCTCCCCATAGACCAGAGAATACGGTGATTCCCCCGTGGAACTTCGTTTCGAGATTCTGTATGCCCATACCGCGAGCGGGAGATGCTCATGCCACTCTTTGGGATGGTCTTCCACTGTCCTGCTCAAGACCCGGATCAGTGTCTTATTGCTCGCCTCTGCTTGCCCGTTCCCTTGAGGATAGTAGTGGGTCGACGTATGAAGCCTCACATTATATTGATGTACCAAATCCATCACATCTTTGTTTACGAACGACTTTGCATTATCTGCCCTGATAATCATGGGCGCACCAAATCTGCAGATGATGTACTCTTTGATAAATGCCACGATGGTAGTCCCAGAATAGTCTTTAAAGGGTATCGCTTCGACCCATTTTGTGGTATACTTAGTGGCGGTTATTATGTACTTATGGCGCTTCGAGGACATTGGGTTGATCTTCCCTATAATTTCTAAAGCCCAACTGTGAAATAGCCATGGCATTACCACGCTATGTAGTAGGGTATGGGATGCTCTGATCAGGTTCCCATGTGTTTGGCAGTTGAGGCATTTTCTGACGTGCTCCACGGTATCACTTTCCATGGTTGGCTAATAAAATCCGCCTTCATAGAGCTGCAAGAACAACTTCCGCATTCCTTGATGTTCTATATTGTGTGACCGAGTCATTACTTCAGCAGCCTCCTCGTCTGATAAGCACCTTAATACTGCGTTACCGTAGCTTCCGCGGTAGAGGGTCCCCTCATGCACGAAGAAACGCGCtgctttcttttgaatttttagaGCCGTTTGCCTGTCGCTGGGTAATTTTCCGTTTTGGATGAAGTCCATGTATGGTTGTCTCCAATCCACCCCGTCGACCGTGCAGACCTATGCGGGTTGTGGTGGGGTTTGGCAATCAGCGTAATTGTCTTAAAGGGCTGCTGCTTGTGCCGACATGCTGGGCCAGTATACCCCTCTCATTTGAATCTATTTGTAGAGGTGAACCTCTGCGGTTTGCACACATGTTGTCACGTGTAGCTCCTGGAGTATCTTTTTCGCTTCTCTCTTACCCATACATCTGGAAAGAGACCACCCAGCTGCTCGATAGTAAAGCGCTCCCCGGATCAACACGAACTGTTTCAGAGTTTGGGTAAGCATTACGCGATCCTCCTTTGTTTTGGTCAAGTCGTCAATATAAGTTCTCCTCCAATCATCTGCTTCTTCGAAGGCCATGTCTTCTTTCCAGGTGCTGGGCAACTCTTTCCTTCTGACTATTACTGTACCCTCGTCCTTATCGTTTAGCTGTATCTTGCTAGCTAATATTGTCAGGGCGTCTGCTTGTTTGTTCTTGCCTCTACCTGTATGATCTAGGGTCGAACCTGTTTGACTTACCAGGTTTTGAGCCTCCGCTCGATACGGAGCTAGGTGTGGTTCTTTGACGTGGAAGTCCCCGTTGACTTGATTAGTTACCAACCTCGAGTCGTCTTTTATCTCGACGCCTCCTAGGCCAAGATCCTTTGCCATCCTGAGCCCTAGGATAAAAGCTTCATATTCGGAGACATTATTACTGTatgggaaatccaacttgaacgaatatgAGAACAATTCTCCTTGCGGTGCTTCGAACACTACTCCGTCTCCTCCAACAGTATCATATGATGACCCATTGAAAAACATGGTCCAAGGCTTGTTAAAATCGGCGGCATCTACCTCTCCCGGCACCCGGTCATGAATTTCGTCATCTCTTTCCCTAGGGAACATCGCCATTAGATCAGCGATTGCTTGTCCTCGCACTCCTTTAGGTCGCTGATAATCGAGTTCGAACTCTGATAATTGTAACAGCCATCGAGTCGTTCTCCCAGTAAGGACAGGCTTAGAGGTGAGATACGCTATGGGGTTTTCTGCGGCTATAGATGAGGGCTAAGCATGCTTGTTCCACTCGTGGGTATCTCAATTCTGCGTCTCTTAAAACCCGACTCACGTAGTAGATGGGTGATAATTCGTTTCCTCCCATATATTGCGCCAGGATTACCCCTATGGCTGAGCTCGTGAACGCTGTGTATAAGTAAAGAGGCACCTCTTTTATCGGTGGTTTGAGAACTTGGGGGATGACGAGGCATTGCTTTAGTTTTTCAAACGCGACTTGTTGAGTATCTTCCCATTTAAAGATAGTCCCTTTCCTTAGTAGGGGCAAAAATACCGACATTATCTGAGCCAAACCAGGCACGAAGCGCCGTATATAAGATATTTGTCCTATAAACACCTGGAgctctttggtattagttggtggtACTATAGTCATAATCTCCTCGACTTTAGTTGGATCCACTTGAATCCCTTCATTGGTTACAACGAATCCCAAGAAATTTCCAGACGTAACCCCAAAGGTGCACTTGAGCGGGTTCATCTTAAGTTGGTACTTCCTACATATTTCGAAGACCGTCTTTAGATGAGATTCGTGGCTCTGAGTCTCTGAATTCTTAACTACGATGTCGTCCACATATACCTCTACAATATGATGCAGTAGATCGTGGAATATGGATGTCATAGCGCGCTGATATGCGGCACCGACGTTCTTTAGTCCGATGGGAATCACAACATAGTAGAAATTCCCATATGGAGTCTAGAAACAGTCTTCTTTGCATCTTCCTCGGCCATctttatttggttatatccattaaacccatccatgaaagagaagcgCGTATTTCCACCAGTCGCGTCCAACGTTAAGTCAATGTTGGGTAATGGGAAATCATATTTGGGAAAGGCCCGATTGAGATCCCTATAGTCTACACAACATCGTATCTTTCCATTCTTCTTCACCACTAGGACGATGTTGGCTAACCAGGTCGGGTGCTGGATAGGTTTGATAAATTTGGCTTTCAACAAGAATTACACTTCCTTCTTTATTGCAAGGGCGGTCGCCCTCGGGAACTCTCTACTTCTTTGTTTTATTGGCTGGAATTCAGGAGACACTCCAAGGTTATGATCTACGAGGCTGCTATCTAGACCCGGCATTTCATCATAATCGTAAGCAAAAACATCTCTGTATTCCCTAAGCAAGGCGATCAAAGCTTTCCTCTCTTTTGCGTCCAAAATTTTACTGATCATGATCGGTCACTTATCATCTTCTGTTCCGATGTTAATCTCTTCTACGTCATCCATGGTAAGATCTTCAGTATCCCATTATCCTATAGACTGTGTACTCGCATTAAGTAGTTCCCgtaattcttcatcatcaattttATTATATGGTAGCTCGTTTAGGTTTTGGTCGTCTTAGGGGGCCTCTACGTCGGGTGTGTCGAATTTTTGCGTTCTTGTACACGCTCCCTCGGTTAATTGCTATAAGCGATACACGTGTCCCCCATATGGTCTTGAGAAACGCTGGAACCTAGGTTGATATTCGTGTTTCCGCTTTCTTTCCTTTGGGAAGGTCATCCTGGACGTGCTGAAGACTGACTTGGTTGGCTCCGTCTTCTCTTCCTCGCTCCATTTTGGTAGCGAGGTAAGTTTCACCTCGGGGATTTCATCCGCCTCATCCAAATCATAGAAAACCGTATCTGCCATGTAAGCTTCTTCCGGATCAAAGGGGTGGCTCGTGGCTGGTATCCGGAATTGCCTTCCTCCTATGTTATTCTTGACACACTGATGGTACGTTGACGCTACCACTTTATAGTTGAGTAACCACCCTCGTCCTAGTACGTTGACATCCATTTGGAACGTCGTGTCGTCTTCTAGTACATAGAAAGGGGTAAGTTCATGAACGAGACCAATCTTCATAACCAAATGGACGATCCTGATTGCCGTCTGAGTATGTCCTCCAAATCCTTTCACCATCGTGGTGCGCATTTTAATTGCCGATCGTTGTACTCCGAGTAAGTCTAGTGTATGCGTAGAGATTAAATTTAACGATGTACCACCTTTTACGAAGTCCCTCTTCAAAGGAACCTTATTGATATACGTCGTCAGGTATAAGAATCTAAGATGCTCTCCGGGATAGCAAATATCCTCGTTTGTGAACATGATAGATTCTTTGGGAAAGGAATCGTAAGGGTTTCCTGCCGCAATTGCCGCAATAGCTTTGGCCGCTTCCCTGCTCTGATCCTCGCTAAAACCCAATGATTCAAAAAACTGCTGAGCCAACACTGTACCCGCGAATTTTCTAGCGACACCATCTGTATTTGTAAATGCGTGTACTTTTACGGTAACCTCGGTATGCTTCTTCATCCTTTTCTTCCCATGGTTGCCATTCATCTCCACTACGATCATGAGAATGCATCATTAAATGATTTTGGATTGCTTTTACTCCCTCGGGATCTCCCATTTCGATCTCGCCCACTTCCAGTttcttctgaaacattcttctttgGTTATAGAAATCGACTGTGGGGTGTTTGTACTCTTCGATGGAAGTGACAGTACCTGGCGTTGGTCTTTTGGGTATCGTTGGGATCCTCCTTCATTGGAGGCAACTGTATTTATTTATTCGCCACCCACTGCTTTAGAAGTCCGGCGACTTGCTCTTTATTACAGGGCAATGGGGGAGGAAGCGGTTGATCCTTGTATGACTGATTTTTTTTGCGCCCCAGCCCTCTTGGTTGTTGTTTACGTAGGTGTTCCTTGGTGTTGTTGAAACGGTGTTGACCGCGTTGCGCCAAACATAATCCGAGTTACTTTCTTCGACACAATCGGCGATTCTTGTTGGCGCTTCTTCCAGCTTGACGAAGGTTGGAAATCGGAAGTTCATCAGGCTTTTCTTGAAACATGGTATCATTCCGCGTATGCAGATCTCCACTAGTGCATCTTCTTTAACGTCCACATGGCAATCCAGCGCGAAATGACAAAACCGAGTGATATACTTCCCTATGTCTTCCCCTAACCGTTGGTTGCATCTACTCAATTCGATGGTCGTGACTTTCCTTTTTGCAGAATAAAATTTTCTGAGAAAGtgtgtgtacaagtatgtacacgaGATGATGCTTCCGGGCTTTAGGTTGTCGTACCACGAGAAGGTCGTATCAGTCAACGAATTCGGGAACTCCCTTAGGCACAACTTCCCATCAGAGGTTCGATCGTTCATGGAAGCGACGAATCTGCTAAGATGTTCTAGCGCATTCCCTTGTACATCATACACTTTGAACTTCGGTGAAGTATAATCCTCTGGATATTGATCTTCCACAATCTCGAGGGTGTATGGGCTTGCCATAAAATCGTAATTGTTCTGTTTTACCACTTTGTAGTTTGTCTCAAAAAATCTGGCCATCGCCTCCTGCGTCATCATTCCGTGATCTTCTTCTTTATCCTCGGCGCTTTCCAAAGCTTCTTTGGGCTTTGCTCGTTGCTAGCTTCTTTCAGCAATCTTCTCAACTCTCTTCCCTGCGGATGTGTTCCTCCAACTATTTCCGCATTTACTTTAAATTAGGCT includes the following:
- the LOC113290616 gene encoding uncharacterized protein LOC113290616: MTSIFHDLLHHIVEVYVDDIVVKNSETQSHESHLKTVFEICRKYQLKMNPLKCTFGVTSGNFLGFVVTNEGIQVDPTKVEEIMTIVPPTNTKELQVFIGQISYIRRFVPGLAQIMSVFLPLLRKGTIFKWEDTQQVAFEKLKQCLVIPQVLKPPIKEVPLYLYTAFTSSAIGVILAQYMGGNELSPIYYRPKGVRGQAIADLMAMFPRERDDEIHDRVPGEVDAADFNKPWTMFFNGSSYDTVGGDGVVFEAPQGELFSYSFKLDFPYSNNVSEYEAFILGLRMAKDLGLGGVEIKDDSRLVTNQVNGDFHVKEPHLAPYRAEAQNLVSQTGSTLDHTGRGKNKQADALTILASKIQLNDKDEGTVIVRRKELPSTWKEDMAFEEADDWRRTYIDDLTKTKEDRVMLTQTLKQFVLIRGALYYRAAGWSLSRCMGKREAKKILQELHVTTCVQTAEVHLYK